GTGGATATTTGTGTACGCTCTCTCTAGTTCTGGCTATTTTTCTTGACACTCTTGAAAATTTTCCTCTAGAAACTGTGAGATATATCACTAACGTGCTGGCTGGATGTCAGGGAACTCATGATTATGCGTTGCAGTTAACCCAAGATGGCGGGTGGCTTTGTTGTTATTACGGCAAAAATATGGCTGCTGAAATAATGGCGGTAGAACTTGAAAAGCATCTGGCTTTAACCCGGTATTTAGCCAGTGTCATCGCTTGCCAAGTAAAGACTGAACGGGGTAAATAGCATGAAAATAAACTGTGCGACTTTTTTTTCTATGCTGATTTTCTGTGCCCTAGCTCAGGGGCAAACACTGGCATGGAAAGGTGAGAGTTTTTCATTGCGGGCAAGAAAAATACCGCTATCGACAGTATTGCAAAATCTAGCTGAAAACTATGATACTCAGGTTGTTATAGACCCTTCAATTACCGATATATTCAATGGTGTGATTCTTTGCTCTCCACCAATCGATATTTTAAATAAAATATCCGCGCAATATAACTTAGCCACGTATCTTGATGGCAATACGCTATTTATTTATCCCTCCTCGCTAATTACGCACCGCATCGTCACGTTAAATACGTTACCTGCCAGTACGTTTGTTCGTTATTTGCGCGATCGTGATGTGCCCGCGCAAAACAGTTGTGAAGTCCATCGCGTTCCCAGAATGAATGCGCTTGATATCAGCGGCGTGCCTGCCTGTTTATCCCGTATTACACAGTTGGCTTCGATGCTGGATGGTGAAATGACAAAGCGTCAGGATGACGCCGTGAGCTTAATTGTTTATCCACTG
This is a stretch of genomic DNA from Hafnia alvei. It encodes these proteins:
- a CDS encoding pathogenicity island protein, which translates into the protein MLSKLKKIPLLDNVRISTGDGCLLMEIEERAARGYLCTLSLVLAIFLDTLENFPLETVRYITNVLAGCQGTHDYALQLTQDGGWLCCYYGKNMAAEIMAVELEKHLALTRYLASVIACQVKTERGK